Proteins from a genomic interval of Rattus norvegicus strain BN/NHsdMcwi chromosome 2, GRCr8, whole genome shotgun sequence:
- the Kprp gene encoding keratinocyte proline-rich protein (The RefSeq protein has 3 substitutions compared to this genomic sequence) encodes MCDQQEIQCCGPIPQCCVKGSSFGPSQFPYANNQVLVEAPCEMQFLECAAPCPIQVSQTPCQSSTTEVKGQAPCKTTNVKCQTKTTQVKCQPKTTEIKCQAPCQAQVSCVQCQAPCQSQVSYVQVPQPPQTYYVECAPVYYTETRFVEYPVSNYVPVPAPQPGYTYVECPSLGQGQGQGSFSTRYQYQGSYGSCTSQSQSRGSYSSCGPQHQSQASYSYCEPQFQSRPSYTNCGTQRQSQASFGSCTSQLQSRASYSNCSSQRRSGTSFSTCAPQCQGQGTYGSFTAQRKSQSASRCLPSRRLQPSYRSCSPPRHSEPCYSSCLPSRCSSGSYNYCTPPRRSEPIYGSHCSPRGRPSGCSQRCGPKCRIEISSPCCPRQVPPQRCPVQIPPIRGRSRSCPRQPSWGVSCPDLRPCAEPHAFPRPCRPQRLDRSPESSWRRCPVPAPRPYPRPEPCPSPEPRPCPRPRPRPEPCPSPEPRPRPRPDPCPSPELRPRPRPEPCPSPEPRPRPRPDPCPSPEPRPRPCPEPCPSPEPRPCPPLRRFSEPCLYPEPCSVSKPVPCPVPCPAPHPRPVHCETPGRRPQPSPRSQPCPHPEPMPRPVPCSSPVPCGDPIHCPSPCSGHNPVPYSQELGCHESNPCRLDTEGPSSYSFSQGQESNGCCVSGGVFSGSRGLSGCGDQGNTYRGMNCGACGGTQGAYF; translated from the coding sequence ATGTGTGACCAGCAAGAGATTCAGTGTTGTGGGCCAATACCCCAGTGCTGTGTCAAGGGTTCCTCCTTTGGTCCCTCACAGTTTCCTCATGCCAACAACCAGGTGCTAGTGGAAGCTCCGTGTGAGATGCAATTTCTGGAATGTGCTGCACCATGCCCCATTCAAGTTTCTCAGACTCCATGCCAGTCCAGTACCACTGAAGTGAAGGGCCAGGCTCCATGTAAAACCACCAACGTTAAATGCCAGACCAAGACCACCCAGGTGAAATGCCAGCCTAAGACCACTGAGATAAAGTGCCAGGCTCCCTGCCAGGCTCAGGTTTCCTGTGTTCAATGCCAGGCTCCATGCCAATCTCAGGTTTCCTATGTGCAAGTTCCACAACCTCCTCAGACCTACTATGTAGAGTGTGCTCCAGTGTATTATACAGAAACTCGTTTTGTGGAATATCCAGTTTCAAACTACGTGCCTGTTCCAGCTCCTCAGCCTGGGTACACTTATGTAGAATGTCCCTCactgggccagggccagggccagggaaGTTTCTCCACTCGGTACCAGTATCAGGGATCCTATGGTAGCTGCACTTCTCAATCACAGTCACGGGGTTCTTACAGCAGCTGTGGTCCACAGCATCAGTCTCAGGCTTCCTACAGTTACTGCGAACCCCAGTTTCAGTCCAGACCCTCCTATACCAACTGTGGTACTCAGCGCCAGTCACAGGCTTCCTTTGGCAGCTGCACCTCCCAACTCCAGTCTCGAGCATCCTACAGCAACTGCTCCTCCCAGCGTCGGTCCGGGACTTCCTTTAGCACTTGTGCACCTCAATGCCAGGGCCAGGGCACCTATGGAAGCTTTACTGCACAGCGCAGGTCTCAGAGTGCCAGCCGATGCCTCCCTTCTCGTCGGCTTCAGCCTTCTTATCGCAGCTGCTCTCCACCAAGACATTCTGAGCCCTGTTATAGCAGCTGCCTGCCATCCCGGTGCTCTTCAGGCTCCTACAACTATTGCACTCCACCCCGCCGCTCAGAACCCATCTACGGCAGCCACTGTTCTCCTCGGGGCCGCCCTTCAGGCTGTTCTCAAAGATGTGGACCCAAATGCAGGATAGAGATTTCCTCGCCTTGCTGCCCAAGGCAGGTTCCCCCTCAGAGGTGTCCTGTCCAGATTCCTCCCATCAGAGGAAGATCTCGGAGTTGTCCCCGGCAACCTTCTTGGGGTGTCTCTTGCCCagacctgaggccatgcgcagaACCACATGCATTCCCAAGACCTTGTAGGCCACAGCGTCTTGACCGGTCTCCAGAATCATCATGGCGGCGGTGTCCAGTTCCTGCACCACGTCCATATCCACGTCCAGAACCATGCCCAAGTCCAGAACCACGTCCACGCCCACGCCCACGCCCACGTCCAGAGCCATGCCCAAGTCCAGAACCACGCCCACGCCCACGTCCAGACCCATGCCCAAGTCCAGAACTACGCCCACGCCCACGTCCAGAGCCATGCCCAAGTCCAGAACCACGCCCACGTCCACGTCCAGACCCATGCCCAAGTCCAGAGCCCCGCCCACGTCCATGTCCAGAGCCATGCCCAAGTCCAGAACCTCGCCCATGTCCTCCATTGAGGCGATTTTCAGAACCCTGTCTGTATCCAGAACCATGTTCAGTTTCTAAGCCAGTGCCATGTCCAGTACCATGCCCAGCGCCACATCCACGCCCAGTTCACTGTGAGACTCCAGGTCGACGTCCACAACCCAGTCCTCGTTCACAACCTTGTCCGCATCCAGAACCAATGCCACGTCCAGTGCCCTGCTCCAGTCCAGTGCCTTGTGGAGATCCCATTCATTGTCCCAGTCCTTGCTCAGGTCACAATCCAGTTCCTTACAGCCAAGAACTAGGCTGTCATGAATCTAACCCATGTCGCCTGGATACTGAAGGCCCGAGCTCCTATAGCTTCAGCCAAGGGCAAGAGAGTAATGGCTGCTGTGTATCTGGTGGTGTCTTTTCAGGATCACGCGGTTTAAGTGGTTGTGGAGATCAAGGAAACACCTATCGTGGCATGAATTGTGGGGCTTGTGGTGGAACACAGGGAGCCTACTTTTAA